One window of the Actinomycetes bacterium genome contains the following:
- a CDS encoding M67 family metallopeptidase: protein MLMISRAVVDAIVGHARADHPDEACGVVAGPAGSDRPERFVPMVNAARSPTFYEFDSADLLRLYREMDDRDEEPVVIYHSHTATEAYPSRTDVSYASEPEAHYLLVSTRDPDHAEVRSFRIVDGEITEEEVRLVGTLD from the coding sequence GTGCTCATGATCAGTCGCGCCGTCGTCGACGCCATCGTCGGCCATGCCCGCGCGGACCACCCGGATGAGGCCTGCGGGGTGGTGGCCGGCCCGGCCGGCTCGGACCGGCCCGAACGGTTCGTGCCGATGGTCAACGCGGCCCGGTCACCCACCTTCTATGAGTTCGACTCGGCCGACCTGTTGAGGCTGTACCGGGAGATGGACGACCGCGACGAGGAGCCGGTGGTGATCTACCACTCGCACACCGCGACCGAGGCCTATCCGTCCCGCACCGACGTCTCGTACGCGTCCGAGCCGGAGGCGCACTACCTGCTCGTGTCTACCCGTGACCCAGATCACGCCGAGGTCCGCTCGTTCCGCATCGTGGACGGCGAGATCACCGAGGAAGAAGTTCGGCTGGTCGGAACGTTGGACTGA
- a CDS encoding DUF2017 domain-containing protein, protein MTVRHAFRRTRRGEVELTLRPEEASVLADLLDQLADLVAPEEPPDADPLNALVGIGTQTRPPDDPALARLFPSAYPDDDAAAGEFRRYTEPDLRTRKREHALAARATLERVERGSVRLTPDEATAWLLALNDLRLVYGIRLEVSDDEPVDLEDLEEDDPRLLPMALYQWLTYLQATLVEALGGPA, encoded by the coding sequence GTGACCGTGCGGCACGCGTTCCGGCGGACCCGCCGCGGTGAGGTCGAGCTGACCCTGCGGCCCGAGGAGGCCAGTGTCCTGGCCGACCTGCTCGACCAGCTGGCCGATCTGGTCGCACCGGAGGAGCCGCCGGACGCCGACCCGCTCAACGCGCTGGTGGGCATCGGGACCCAGACCCGCCCGCCGGACGACCCCGCGCTGGCCCGGCTGTTCCCTTCCGCCTACCCCGACGACGACGCGGCTGCCGGGGAGTTCCGCCGCTACACCGAGCCGGACCTGCGCACCCGCAAGCGAGAGCACGCGCTGGCCGCCCGCGCCACGCTGGAGCGGGTCGAGCGGGGCAGCGTGCGGCTGACCCCGGACGAGGCGACGGCCTGGCTGCTCGCACTGAACGACCTCCGGCTGGTCTACGGCATCCGGCTGGAGGTCAGCGACGACGAGCCGGTCGACCTGGAGGACCTCGAGGAGGACGACCCGCGCCTGCTGCCGATGGCCCTGTACCAGTGGCTCACCTACCTGCAGGCCACTCTGGTCGAGGCGCTCGGCGGTCCCGCCTAG
- a CDS encoding MoaD/ThiS family protein produces MAVAVRIPTILRTYTGGEKSVEGEGSTLEALIAHLDASYPGIGERLLDDGKLRRFVNVYLNDEDVRFLGGLETPVADGDAVTILPAVAGGAR; encoded by the coding sequence ATGGCCGTCGCGGTCCGCATCCCGACGATCCTGCGTACCTACACCGGCGGTGAGAAGTCGGTGGAGGGCGAAGGCAGCACGCTGGAGGCCCTGATCGCCCACCTGGACGCGAGCTACCCGGGCATCGGCGAGCGGCTGCTCGACGACGGCAAGCTGCGCCGGTTCGTCAACGTCTACCTCAACGACGAGGACGTCCGCTTCCTCGGCGGGCTGGAGACCCCCGTCGCCGACGGCGACGCCGTGACGATCCTGCCCGCAGTGGCCGGCGGGGCGCGCTAG
- the murI gene encoding glutamate racemase gives MADAPIGIFDSGVGGLTVARAVLDQLPHEPVLYIGDTARGPYGPRPIAEVRQFALEIMDHLVDQGVKLLVIACNSASAAVLRDARERYDVPVVEVVHPAVRRAVSATRNGRVGVIGTRATIDSGAYEDAFAAAPHLQLTTQACPRFVEFVEAGVTSGPDLLAAAHEYLDPVVAAGVDTLVLGCTHYPLLTGVLSYVMGEQVALVSSAEQTAQDVYRVLATRGLLRDQSLSIPEHRFLATGDPEEFTRLGRRFLGPEVVRAEPADLDELIAGAGVAQ, from the coding sequence GTGGCCGACGCACCCATCGGGATCTTCGACAGCGGCGTGGGCGGGCTGACCGTCGCCCGGGCGGTGCTCGACCAGCTGCCGCACGAGCCGGTGCTCTACATCGGCGACACCGCCCGCGGTCCATACGGGCCCCGGCCGATCGCCGAGGTCCGCCAGTTCGCGCTGGAGATCATGGACCACCTGGTCGACCAGGGCGTCAAGCTGCTGGTCATCGCGTGCAACAGCGCCAGCGCCGCGGTGCTGCGGGACGCCCGCGAGCGGTACGACGTCCCCGTGGTGGAAGTCGTGCACCCCGCCGTGCGCCGGGCGGTCAGCGCCACCCGCAACGGCCGGGTCGGCGTGATCGGCACCCGGGCCACCATCGACAGCGGTGCCTACGAGGACGCCTTCGCCGCGGCGCCGCACCTGCAGCTGACCACCCAGGCCTGCCCGCGCTTCGTCGAGTTCGTCGAGGCCGGGGTGACCAGCGGCCCGGACCTGCTGGCCGCCGCCCACGAGTACCTCGACCCGGTCGTCGCGGCCGGCGTGGACACCCTCGTCCTCGGCTGTACGCACTACCCGCTGCTCACCGGTGTCCTGTCCTACGTCATGGGCGAGCAGGTCGCGCTGGTCTCCAGCGCCGAGCAGACCGCCCAGGACGTCTACCGGGTGCTGGCCACCCGCGGGCTGCTCCGGGACCAGTCACTGTCGATACCCGAGCACCGTTTCCTGGCCACCGGCGACCCCGAGGAGTTCACCCGGCTCGGACGGCGCTTCCTCGGACCCGAGGTGGTCCGCGCCGAGCCGGCTGACCTCGACGAGCTGATCGCGGGCGCAGGGGTCGCCCAGTGA
- a CDS encoding nicotinamidase: protein MSRALIIVDVQNDFCEGGSLPVTGGAAVAAAITDLLASDSAVGYEHVVATRDQHVDPGDHFDDEPDYVTSWPPHCVEGTPGAELHPALDTSRIEACFAKGRHQAAYSGFEGADRHGTGLGQWLRDHDVTAVDVVGLATDHCVRATALDAATDGFATRVLLDLTAGVAEETTTRAVAEMREAGVECVGG, encoded by the coding sequence ATGAGCCGAGCGCTGATCATCGTCGACGTCCAGAACGACTTCTGCGAGGGTGGCTCGCTGCCGGTGACCGGTGGCGCGGCGGTGGCTGCGGCCATCACCGACCTCCTGGCCTCCGACTCCGCCGTCGGCTACGAGCACGTGGTGGCCACCCGCGACCAGCACGTCGACCCCGGCGACCACTTCGACGACGAGCCGGACTACGTGACCAGCTGGCCCCCGCACTGCGTCGAGGGGACGCCGGGGGCCGAGCTGCACCCGGCGCTGGACACCTCCCGGATCGAGGCCTGTTTCGCCAAGGGACGGCACCAGGCGGCCTACTCCGGCTTCGAGGGCGCCGACCGGCACGGGACCGGGCTGGGCCAGTGGCTGCGCGACCACGACGTCACCGCGGTCGACGTGGTCGGCCTGGCCACCGACCACTGCGTCCGGGCGACCGCGCTGGACGCCGCCACCGACGGGTTCGCCACCCGGGTGCTGCTGGACCTCACCGCGGGCGTGGCCGAGGAGACCACCACCCGGGCGGTCGCCGAGATGCGCGAAGCCGGCGTGGAGTGCGTCGGCGGCTGA
- a CDS encoding cysteine synthase has protein sequence MRFDSLLDSVGRTPLVGLPRLSPSPNVRLWAKLEDRNPTGSVKDRTALAMVEDAERSGRLQPGATLLEPTSGNTGISLAMAARLKGYRLVCVMPENTSAERTQLLRMWGAEIVYSPAAGGSNQAVRVAKGMAAEHPDWVMLYQYGNPANADVHYRTTGPELLTDLPTLTHFVAGLGTTGTLMGVGRYLREKVPGVQIIAAEPRYGELVYGLRNLDEGFVPELYDPSVLTSRFSVGPRDAVRRTRELLAQEGVFAGISTGAILHAALGAAAKAVKAGEPADIAFIVCDGGWKYLSTGIYEGTLDDAEAALDGQVWA, from the coding sequence GTGCGCTTCGACTCCCTGCTCGACTCCGTCGGCCGCACCCCGCTGGTCGGGCTGCCGCGGCTGTCGCCGTCCCCCAACGTCCGGCTGTGGGCGAAGCTGGAGGACCGCAACCCGACCGGTTCGGTGAAGGACCGCACCGCGCTGGCCATGGTCGAGGACGCCGAGCGGTCCGGCCGGCTGCAGCCGGGCGCGACCCTGCTGGAGCCGACGTCGGGCAACACCGGCATCTCGTTGGCCATGGCGGCCCGGCTCAAGGGCTACCGGCTGGTCTGCGTGATGCCGGAGAACACCTCGGCCGAGCGCACCCAGCTGCTGCGGATGTGGGGCGCCGAGATCGTCTACTCCCCGGCGGCCGGCGGGTCGAACCAGGCCGTGCGGGTCGCCAAGGGGATGGCCGCCGAGCACCCGGACTGGGTGATGCTCTACCAGTACGGCAACCCGGCCAACGCCGACGTCCACTACCGCACGACCGGTCCCGAGCTGCTCACCGACCTGCCCACGCTCACCCACTTCGTGGCCGGACTGGGCACCACCGGCACGCTCATGGGGGTCGGGCGGTACCTGCGGGAGAAGGTCCCCGGCGTCCAGATCATCGCGGCCGAGCCGCGCTACGGCGAGCTGGTGTACGGGCTGCGCAACCTGGACGAGGGGTTCGTGCCCGAGCTGTACGACCCCTCGGTGTTGACCTCCCGGTTCTCGGTGGGACCGCGGGACGCCGTCCGGCGCACCCGCGAGCTGCTGGCGCAGGAGGGCGTCTTCGCCGGCATCTCGACTGGGGCGATCCTGCACGCGGCGCTGGGCGCGGCCGCCAAGGCGGTCAAGGCGGGGGAGCCCGCGGACATCGCGTTCATCGTCTGCGACGGCGGCTGGAAGTACCTGTCCACGGGCATCTACGAGGGCACCCTCGACGACGCCGAGGCCGCCCTTGACGGCCAGGTCTGGGCCTGA
- a CDS encoding MBL fold metallo-hydrolase, translated as MRLTVVGCSGSFPGPDSPGSCYLVEHDGFRLVVDLGNGSLGHLQRYVDLRDVDAVWLSHLHVDHCIDVTSYYVARRYHPEGCPPRLPVHGPEGTAHQLTRAYGTADATANFERVFDFRTLAAGVRELGPFRLTTAQMAHPVPCFGVRFEAGGHSLVYSADTGPTEALVDLARGADVLLAEASFYDGDANPPGLHLTGREAGEHAAKAGVGRLLITHVPPWHRLDRTLDEAAGSFDGDLGGACAGGVLEL; from the coding sequence GTGAGGCTGACCGTCGTCGGCTGCTCCGGCTCCTTCCCCGGTCCGGACTCGCCCGGCTCCTGCTACCTGGTCGAGCACGACGGCTTCCGGCTCGTCGTCGACCTGGGCAACGGCTCGCTGGGCCACCTTCAGCGGTACGTCGACCTACGCGACGTGGACGCCGTCTGGCTCAGCCACCTGCACGTCGACCACTGCATCGACGTCACGTCGTACTACGTGGCCCGGCGGTACCACCCCGAGGGCTGCCCCCCGCGGCTGCCGGTCCACGGCCCTGAGGGCACCGCCCACCAGCTGACCCGGGCCTACGGAACGGCGGACGCCACGGCCAACTTCGAGCGGGTGTTCGACTTCCGCACGCTGGCCGCCGGCGTGCGCGAGCTCGGCCCGTTCCGGCTGACCACCGCGCAGATGGCCCACCCGGTGCCCTGCTTCGGCGTCCGGTTCGAGGCCGGCGGGCACTCGCTCGTGTACAGCGCCGACACCGGGCCGACCGAGGCGCTCGTCGACCTGGCCCGGGGCGCGGACGTGCTGCTGGCCGAGGCCTCGTTCTACGACGGCGACGCCAACCCGCCGGGGCTCCATCTCACCGGCCGGGAGGCCGGCGAGCACGCCGCGAAGGCCGGGGTGGGCCGGCTGCTGATCACTCATGTCCCCCCGTGGCACCGGCTCGACCGGACGCTCGACGAGGCGGCCGGCAGCTTCGACGGCGACCTCGGCGGCGCTTGCGCCGGCGGCGTCCTCGAGCTGTGA
- the rph gene encoding ribonuclease PH, with amino-acid sequence MSRSDGRDPGQLRPVHFSRGWLDHAEGSVLVEYGRTRVLCAASFTEGVPRWRKGSGQGWVTAEYAMLPRSTNTRNDRESVRGRIGGRTHEISRLVGRALRAVIDYKALGENTVVLDCDVLQADGGTRTAAITGAYVALADAVAWAKGQGLVKAGAEPLIGSVSAVSVGVVDGVPLLDLCYEEDVRAETDMNVVVTGEGHFAEVQGTAEGAPFDRSELDRLLDLALAGCTDLARLQREALA; translated from the coding sequence ATGTCCCGCTCCGACGGCCGTGACCCCGGCCAGCTGCGCCCCGTCCACTTCAGCCGCGGCTGGCTCGACCACGCCGAGGGCTCGGTGCTCGTCGAGTACGGCCGCACCCGGGTGCTGTGCGCCGCGTCCTTCACCGAGGGCGTGCCGCGCTGGCGCAAGGGAAGCGGCCAGGGCTGGGTCACCGCGGAGTACGCCATGCTGCCCCGCTCGACCAACACCCGCAACGACCGCGAGTCGGTCCGCGGCCGCATCGGCGGCCGTACCCACGAGATCTCCCGGCTGGTGGGCCGGGCGCTGCGCGCCGTCATCGACTACAAGGCCCTCGGCGAGAACACCGTCGTGCTCGACTGCGACGTGCTGCAGGCGGACGGCGGCACCCGGACCGCGGCCATCACCGGCGCCTACGTGGCGCTGGCCGACGCGGTGGCGTGGGCCAAGGGGCAGGGGCTGGTCAAGGCCGGCGCCGAGCCGCTCATCGGGTCCGTGTCGGCGGTGAGCGTGGGCGTCGTCGACGGCGTCCCGCTGCTGGACCTGTGCTACGAGGAGGACGTCCGGGCCGAGACCGACATGAACGTCGTCGTCACAGGCGAGGGGCACTTCGCCGAGGTGCAGGGTACCGCCGAGGGTGCCCCCTTCGACCGGTCCGAACTGGACCGGCTGCTCGACCTCGCCCTCGCCGGCTGCACCGACCTGGCCCGGCTGCAGCGGGAGGCGCTGGCGTGA
- the rdgB gene encoding RdgB/HAM1 family non-canonical purine NTP pyrophosphatase, with protein sequence MTPQRIVLATRNEHKVAELRRILADAGLDVHLMGAESFAHLPDIAETGTTFAENALLKAHAVAAATGLPAVADDSGLCVDVLGGMPGVFSARWSGRHGDDVANLELVLAQLAGVPDDRRSAHFACAAALALPGGEERVVEGRLSGRLLRAPAGSNGFGYDPIFVPEGETRTTAQLEPAEKDAISHRGRALRTLAPVVRELVCHRS encoded by the coding sequence GTGACCCCGCAGCGGATCGTGCTGGCGACCCGCAACGAGCACAAGGTCGCCGAGCTGCGCCGGATCCTGGCCGACGCCGGCCTCGACGTGCACCTCATGGGCGCCGAGTCGTTCGCCCACCTGCCAGACATCGCCGAGACCGGGACGACGTTCGCCGAGAACGCCCTGCTCAAGGCGCACGCCGTGGCGGCCGCCACCGGCCTGCCCGCCGTGGCCGACGACTCCGGGCTGTGCGTCGACGTGCTCGGCGGCATGCCGGGGGTGTTCTCGGCGCGCTGGTCCGGGCGGCACGGGGACGACGTCGCGAACCTCGAGCTGGTGCTGGCCCAGCTGGCCGGCGTCCCCGACGACCGTCGGTCGGCGCACTTCGCCTGCGCGGCGGCGCTCGCCCTGCCCGGCGGGGAGGAGCGGGTCGTCGAGGGCCGGCTGTCCGGCCGCCTGCTGCGCGCCCCGGCCGGCAGCAACGGGTTCGGCTACGACCCGATCTTCGTGCCGGAGGGCGAGACCCGGACCACGGCTCAGCTGGAGCCGGCCGAGAAGGACGCGATCAGCCACCGCGGCCGGGCCCTGCGCACGCTCGCCCCGGTCGTGCGTGAGCTGGTCTGCCACCGGTCCTGA
- the clpS gene encoding ATP-dependent Clp protease adapter ClpS, with amino-acid sequence MSVAPVELDEPVTDEVTQPDRPWITLVWNDPVNLMSYVTYVFQQYFGYSREKATELMLDVHHRGRAVVSSGTREEMERDVTAMHGYGLWATLQQDK; translated from the coding sequence GTGAGCGTGGCACCGGTCGAGCTGGACGAGCCAGTCACCGACGAGGTGACCCAGCCCGACCGGCCGTGGATCACCCTGGTCTGGAACGACCCGGTGAACCTGATGTCCTACGTGACCTACGTGTTCCAGCAGTACTTCGGCTACTCGAGGGAGAAGGCGACCGAGCTGATGCTCGACGTCCACCACCGTGGCCGGGCCGTGGTGTCCAGCGGGACCCGCGAGGAGATGGAGCGTGACGTGACGGCCATGCATGGCTACGGGCTGTGGGCCACCCTGCAGCAGGACAAGTGA
- a CDS encoding nicotinate phosphoribosyltransferase, translating into MTDAAAKTALHTDHYELTMLEGALRSGAADRSCVFEVFARRLPEGRRYGVAAGTGRLLEALQRFRFDDGELADLSERRVVDRPTLDWLAGYRFGGDVRGYGEGECYVPGSPILEVRGSFAEAVLLETLVLSVLNHDSAIAAAASRMVTAAGERPCIEMGTRRTHEESAVAAARAAYLAGFASTSNLEAGRRHGIPTAGTSAHAFTLVHDSERAAFAAQVAALGTGTTLLVDTYDIAEGVRLAVEAAGPGLGAVRIDSGDLVVQARAVREQLDGLGATRTRIVVTSDLDEHAIAALAAAPVDAYGVGTSVVTGSGASTAGLVYKLVEVDGRPVGKTSVGKPGRGGRKWALRRRGPDGTAVAEVLRVGRAPVDDGDDRALQVPLIERGQVVGAEPLAEARDRHQRSLDELPATAVRLQRGEPAIPTVFEEGWP; encoded by the coding sequence GTGACGGACGCCGCCGCGAAAACGGCCCTGCACACCGACCACTACGAGCTGACCATGCTCGAGGGGGCGCTGCGCTCGGGGGCGGCCGACCGCAGCTGCGTGTTCGAGGTGTTCGCCCGGCGGCTGCCCGAGGGCCGCCGCTACGGCGTCGCGGCCGGGACCGGGCGGCTGCTCGAAGCGCTGCAGCGGTTCCGGTTCGACGACGGCGAGCTGGCCGACCTGAGCGAGCGCCGGGTGGTGGACCGGCCGACCCTGGACTGGCTGGCCGGCTACCGCTTCGGCGGCGACGTCCGGGGCTACGGGGAGGGCGAGTGCTACGTCCCCGGGTCACCGATCCTGGAGGTGCGCGGCAGCTTCGCCGAGGCGGTGCTGCTGGAGACGCTGGTCCTGTCCGTGCTCAACCACGACAGCGCGATCGCCGCGGCTGCGTCCCGGATGGTGACCGCCGCCGGGGAGCGACCGTGCATCGAAATGGGCACCCGGCGCACGCACGAGGAGTCGGCGGTCGCCGCGGCCCGCGCCGCCTACCTGGCCGGGTTCGCCTCGACGTCGAACCTCGAGGCCGGACGCCGGCACGGCATCCCCACGGCCGGCACCTCGGCGCACGCCTTCACGCTGGTCCATGACAGCGAGAGGGCCGCGTTCGCAGCCCAGGTCGCGGCGCTGGGCACCGGGACCACGCTGCTCGTCGACACCTACGACATCGCGGAGGGGGTGCGGCTGGCCGTCGAGGCCGCCGGCCCCGGCCTGGGTGCGGTACGGATCGACTCCGGTGATCTGGTCGTCCAGGCAAGGGCGGTGCGGGAGCAGCTGGACGGGCTCGGTGCCACCCGCACCCGGATCGTCGTCACCAGCGACCTCGACGAGCACGCGATCGCCGCGCTGGCCGCCGCGCCGGTCGACGCCTACGGGGTGGGCACGTCGGTCGTCACCGGCTCCGGGGCGTCGACCGCCGGCCTGGTCTACAAGCTGGTCGAGGTCGACGGGCGCCCGGTGGGCAAGACCTCGGTGGGCAAGCCGGGCCGGGGCGGTCGCAAGTGGGCGCTGCGCCGGCGCGGGCCCGACGGCACCGCGGTGGCCGAGGTGCTTCGGGTCGGACGGGCCCCGGTGGACGACGGCGACGACCGCGCCCTGCAGGTCCCGCTCATCGAGCGGGGCCAGGTCGTCGGCGCGGAGCCGCTGGCCGAGGCGAGGGACCGCCACCAGCGGTCGTTGGACGAGCTGCCCGCGACTGCGGTGCGGCTGCAGCGCGGGGAGCCCGCGATCCCCACGGTCTTCGAGGAGGGCTGGCCATGA